GTGATCGGATGACGCAACGCCCGCTCGATCGCCTGATCAGACCGCAAACGATCGCCGTCTTCGGCGGTCGTGAAGCGCGCCGCGTCATCGAACAATGCGATCGCATGGGTTTTGCCGGAGATATCTGGCCCGTGCACCCGACGCTCGATACCGTGCTCGGGCGCCGTTGCTATCGATCGGTGGAAGACCTGCCTGCCGCACCCGATGCCGCCTTCGTCGGCGTCAACCGGATGCTGACCATCGATATCGTGCGCGCACTTTCAGCCAGAGGCGCCGGTGGCGCCGTCTGCTACGCGTCCGGCTTCAGCGAAGCGGTCGCCGAATTATCTGACGGTGCCGCGCTGCAGGAGGCCTTGGTCAGTGCTGCCGGCGACATGCCGATCGTCGGGCCGAATTGTTACGGCGTGATCAACGGTCTGGACGGCGCCCTGCTCTGGCCCGACCAGCACGGCATGGTGCGGGTCGACCGTGGCGTCGCCATTCTCACCCAATCCTCCAACATCGCCATCAATCTTTCCATGCAGAAGCGAGGCCTGCCCATCAGCTATCTGATAACGGCCGGCAATCAGGCGCAGATTGGACTGTCGGATCTCGCCCTCGCCGTCCTGGAAGACCCCCGCGTTACGGCGATTGGCCTACATATCGAGGGCTTCGGCAACATCCAGACGCTGCAAAAACTTGCCATGCGTGCAAGGGAACTGCGAAAACCCGTCGTTGCCCTGAAGGTCGGCAAATCCGAGCAGGCGCAGCGCGCCGCCGTTTCGCATACGGCATCCCTTTCCGGCAGCGACGCCGTTGCCGATGCGGTTCTCGCCCGCCTCGGTATTGGCCGGGTAGCAACGCTGCCGGAACTCATCGAAACGCTGAAACTGCTGCACGTAACCGGCCCGCTTAAAAGCAATGCGATTTCTTCGATGAGCTGTTCCGGCGGCGAGGCCTCGCTAATGGCCGATGCCGCGACCGGCCGGGCCGTGGATTTCCGCGATCTGAAACCGGAGCAATTGCCCACCTTGCGACGCAGTCTCGGCGAGATGGTCACGCTCTCGAATCCCCTCGATTATCACACCTTCGTTTGGGGCGACCTTTCGCGCCAAACAGAAGCCTTCACCGCCATGTTTGAAGGCGACTATGCGCTCAATCTGATCGTCCTCGATTTTCCACGCGACGATCGTTGCGATGCGGCGGACTGGATGACGACGATTGCCGCCGTCGCAGCCGCGGCAAAGCTGACCGGCGCCCGTGCGGGCATTCTGGCGACACTGCCGGAAAACATGCCGGAGACAATTGCCATGCAGCTCATCGCAGATGGCATAGTGCCTCTCTGCGGCATAAGCGAAACCATTGCCGCAGCGGAAGTTGCAAGCCGCATCGGTGCGGCCTGGCACGCTCAGTCACCTCTGCCGTTGCTTGATATCCCCTCGGGCACAGGTGAAGTCGAAACCCTCAGCGAGGCGGTTGCTAAGGCGGAGTTGTCCGCCGCCGGCCTCTCCGTGCCACTGGGGGCTACGGCAGCCAGCCCGAATGACGCCGCCGAGCAGGCACAACGCCTCGGCTTTCCTGTCGCGCTGAAGGCACTGGGCGTTGAACACAAGTCCGAAGTTGGAGCCGTCGTACTCAACCTCTGGGATGCAAAGGCGGTGCGAAACGCGGCAGAGCGCATGGCCTCCATTGCCTCCGGATACCTGGTCGAACGGATGATCGAGCGGCCCGTTGCCGAGTTGATCGTCGGCGCCGTGCGCGATCCCGTCCTCGGATTGACATTGACGGTCGGAGCGGGCGGAATTCTGGTGGAATTGCTTGAAGATTCTGCCATTTTAGCCCTTCCCGTAACCAAGACGGAGGTCTTGAACGCCGTTTCACGGCTGAGGATCAGGAAATTGATCGAAGGCTACCGCGGCGGTGCGAAGGGCAATCTCGACACAGTTGCCGACGCCATCCTATCAGCGGCAGAATATGTCGTAAAAAATGCCGCGCAACTTGAGGAACTGGACATTAATCCATTGATGGTTCTGCCGGAAAATCACGGCGTCGTCGCCGCAGATGCCCTCATCCGGCGAAGGAGGTAGCGGAAGTTGCAAAGCCCCATTCGTACCAGGCGTGACAACGGTATCCTGGAGGTCATCATCGACCGGCCGAAGGCAAACGCCATCGACCTCGCGACAAGCCGCGAGATGGGTTTGATCTTCCGCGATTTTCGTGATGACCCCGATCTGCGCGTCGCGATCGTTTCAGGTGCCGGCGAGAAGTTCTTTTCTGCCGGTTGGGATTTGAAGGCGGCTGCCGCCGGCGATGCGGTCGATGGCGACTATGGCGTCGGCGGTTTCGGCGGCCTCCAGGAACTTCGCGATCTCAACAAGCCGGTGATTTGTGCCGTCAACGGCATCTGTTGCGGCGGCGGCCTCGAGATTGCTCTTTCCGCCGATCTGATCATCGCCGTCGAGCACGCGACCTTCGCCCTTCCGGAGATTCGCTCGGGGACCGTCGCAGATGCTGCATCGATCAAATTGCCGAAGCGCATTCCCTATCATATAGCCATGGACATGCTCCTGACCGGCCGTTGGCTCGACGTTGCCGAGGCTCATCGTTGGGGCTTCGTCAACGAGATCGTCGCTGCGGACCGATTGATGGACCGGGCATGGGAACTTGCCCGGCTTCTCGAAAGCGGCCCACCGCTCGTCTACGCAGCCATCAAGGAAATTGTCCGCGAAGCGGAGGGAACGACGTTTCAGACTGCCATGAACAAGATCACCAAACGGCAGTTTGCTACCGTCGACGCCCTCTATTCGAGCGAGGATCAGTTGGAAGGCGCAAGGGCATTCGCGGAGAAGCGAAGCCCAATCTGGAAAGGAAAGTGAGAAAGCAGCGACAACTGCATTATTTTCCCGCATGATCACGGGCAATCAGGCTTCCGGCGGAGAGGAAACCGCATCCGAAGCCTTGCTCGAAAGTTCTATCAACACGTCAAGAAGAAGGAACAGGGGAATGAAAGACTACACGAAACACTTGGCAAGCCGTGTGACCTCGGGCGGTCTCAGCCGCCGTGAATTCATGGGGCGCGCCATGGCGGCCGGCATGACATTGGCACTTGCCGACCAGCTTTTCACCGAAAGCGCGGTGGCGGCCGAACCGAAGCGTGGCGGCCATCTTAAGCTTGGACTTGAAGGCGGTGCCGCCACCGATTCCAAGGATCCGGCAAAATTCCTGTCGCAATTCATGTTCTGCGTCGGCCGTTGCTGGGGCGACATGCTGGTCGAATCCCATCCGCTGACTGGTGCCGCCGTGCCGGCTCTTGCCGAATCCTGGGAACCATCGAAGGACGCTGTTACTTGGACCTTCAAGATCCGCAAGGGTGTCAAGTTCCACAACGGCAAGGATCTGACCATCGACGACGTCGTTGCCACGCTCAAGCGCCACACCGACAGCAAGTCGGAATCCGGCGCGCTCGGTGTCATGAAATCGATCAAGGACATCAAGGCCGACGGCGACAGCCTCGTCCTGACACTGACCGAAGGCAACGCCGACATGCCGTTGCTGCTCTCCGACTACCACCTCGTCATCCAGCCGAATGGCGGCAACGACGATCCCCTCGCCTCGATCGGCACCGGTCCCTACAAGCTCGTCAGTTTTGAGCCCGGCGTACGCGCAACTTTCGAGAAGAACAAGGACGACTGGCGCACCGATCGCGGTTATGTCGATACCGTCGAAATCATCGGCATGAACGATGCGACCGCACGTATTGCCGCTCTGTCGTCCGGCCAGGTGCATTACATCAATCGCGTCGATCCGAAGACGGTGGACCTGTTGAAGCGCGCACCCAACGTCGAAATCCTATCGACCGCCGGCCGCGGGCATTACGTGTTCATCATGCATTGCACCACCGCGCCGTTCGACAATAACGACCTTCGCCTGGCGCTGAAATATGCCATGGACCGCGAAACCATGGTGAAGAAGATCCTCGGCGGCTACGGCAAAGTCGGCAACGACTTCCCGATCAACAGCACCTATGCGCTCTTCCCCGAAGGCATCGAGCAGCGTGTCTACGATCCGGATAAGGCCGCCTTCCACTACAAAAAGTCTGGTCACGACGGCTCCGTGCTGCTGCGCACCTCGGAAGTCGCCTTCCCCGGCGCCGTCGACGCCGCCGTTCTTTACCAGGAAAGCTGCAAGAAGGCCGGCATCAACATCGAGGTCAAGCGCGAGCCGGGCGACGGCTACTGGACCAACGTCTGGAATGTGCAGCCCTTCTCCACCTCCTACTGGGGCGGACGACCGACGCAGGATCAGATGTATTCCACCGCCTATCTCTCGACGGCGGACTGGAACGACACGCGCTTCAAGCGTCCGGACTTCGACAAGCTTCTGCTTCAGGCCCGTTCCGAACTGGACGAAGCCAAGCGCAAGGAGCTCTATCGCGCCATGGCGATGATGGTCCGCGACGAGGGCGGCGTCATTCTGCCGATGTTCAACGACTTCGTGAATGCCTCCACCAAGCAGGTGAAGGGTTATGTTCACGATATCGGCAACGACATGTCGAACGGCTACGTCGCGACCCGCGTCTGGCTAGAGTCCTGATGCCCGAAGCAGGGCGGGAATGCCCTCATCTCTAGCAGAGCCGGGACCGCGGAAAATCTCCGCGGTCCTCCTGACGTTTCAGCGCGAGGCATCAGCAATGTCCAATATACAACCCAGCACAGTGCTGCCCGGATTGCGGTTCAAGCAGCGATTTCCGCTGCTGTCCCTCATTATCGAGCGCTTCTTGCTCAGCCTCGTGCTGCTTTTCGCCGTCTCGGTCCTGATTTTCGGCGGCCTTGAAGCCCTGCCGGGCGATTTCGCGACGACCTATCTCGGCCAGTCGGCAACACCGCAGGCCGTAGCCAATATCCGCACCGAACTCGGCCTCAACCGGCCCGTGACTACGCGCTATTTCGAATGGCTGGGGAATGCGGTCCGGGGGGATTTCGGAACATCCTGGGCCAGCAAGAACTCCGTCAGCGAGCAGATCGGCAAGCGTCTCGGCAATTCGCTTTTCCTTGCGGCTTGTGCTGCTGTCATCTCGGTGCCGCTCGCGGTCGGGCTCGGCATGCTGGCCGTGCATTTCCGAAACCGTTTGCCTGACAAGATCATCAACGTGATCTCACTGGCGGCGATTTCATTGCCGGAATTTTTCATCGGTTACCTGCTCATCCTGTTTTTCGGAGTGAAGTTCGGCATCGCGACATTCCCCGCGACCGTCTATGACGGCATGGACTTCATTGACCGGCTGAAGGCCATCGCCCTGCCGACGGCAACGCTTGTACTCGTCGTCCTCGCCCATATGATGCGCATGACGCGGGCCGCGATCCTCTCGGTAATGTCGTCCGCCTATATGGAAACAGCGGAATTGAAGGGCCTCAGCGCCTTTCGCGCCATCGTCAAACATGCCGCACCCAATGCGCTGGCGCCGATCATCAACGTTGTGGCTCTGAACCTCGCCTATCTCATCGTCGGTGTCGTGGTGGTCGAAGTGGTCTTCGTTTATCCCGGCATGGGCCAGTATATGGTCGATGCCGTCACCGTACGCGACATGCCGGTGGTCCAGGCCTGCGGACTGATCTTTGCCGCCGTGTACATCCTGCTCAATATGGTTGCCGATATCCTGGCGATCGTCGCCAACCCGCGCCTGAGGCATCCGCGATGAGATTGAGAGACATCCCCATCACCGCCTGGGTCGGCATCATCGGCATACTACTCGCCTTCATCTGTGCGATCTTTGCACCCCTGATCGCGCCCTACGGCGAAACCGAAGTCGTCGGCAACGTCTGGCAGCCCGCCGACGCGCAGTACTTCTTCGGCCTCGACAATCTCGGCCGCGATATTCTTTCGCGACTGATCTACGGCGCCCGCACCACGTTGTTCGTGGCGCTGGCGGCGACAATCATTTCGTTTTCGCTCGGCATCATCCTGAGCTTCACCGCCGCCGTCTCGCGCGGATTGGTCGACACGGTTTTCTCGCGCTTCAACGACTTGATGATGTCGATCCCGACCTTGATCTTCGCGCTTGTGGTGCTGGCAGTGCTGCCACAGAACCTTGTCGTGCTGATCCTGGTCATGGCGATCCTCGATTCCACGCGCGTCTACCGCCTCGGCCGCGCCGTCGCGCTGGATGTGGCGGTCATGGAATTCGTGGAAGCCACCAAGCTGCGCGGCGAAGGCAAGGTCTGGATCATCTTCCGCGAAATCCTGCCGAATACGCTCTCGCCATTGCTGGCGGAGTTCGGCCTGCGCTTTGCCTTTTCGATCCTGTTCCTGTCGACGCTCTCCTTCCTCGGGCTCGGCATCCAACCGCCGTCGGCCGATTGGGGCGGCATGGTCAAGGACAACAAGGACGGCATAATCTTCGGCATTTCCGCTGCTCTCGTGCCGGGCTCCGCGATTGCGGCGCTTGCAGTCTGTGTCAATCTGGTGGTCGACTGGCTCTTGAAGCGCACCTCCAGCCTCAAGGGAGGACGTGGCGATGCCTGAGCTTCTTTCCGTTCGTGATCTCAAGATCGAAGCGACCAGCTATCCGCCCGGCGAGCCCCCGAAGCGCGTCACGATCGTCGACGGCGTCTCCTTCGATCTCCAGAAGGGCAAGGTGCTCGGCCTGATCGGCGAGTCCGGCGCCGGCAAATCCACCATCGGCCTTTCGGCGCTGGCCTATGGCCGCGGCGGCGCGGAGATCACCGGCGGCACGGTGCTGCTCGACGGCGTCGATATTCTTCCGCTTGACAAATCGGGCATCCGCAGGATTCGCGGCGCGCGCGTCTGCTATGTAGCCCAATCGGCCGCAGCAGCCTTCAATCCGGCCCACAAGCTTGGGGAACAGGTGATCGAAGCCTCCGTCAAGCATGGCTTGATGACGAAGGACGAAGCAAGGAAACGCGCACTCTACCTCTTCCGGGTCCTCGGTCTGCCCAACCCCGAGACGTTCGGTGATCGTTTTCCCCATCAGGTCTCAGGCGGCCAGCTTCAGCGCGCGATGACCGCGATGGCGCTCTGCTCCAATCCCGAACTCATCGTCTTCGATGAGCCGACCACCGCGCTCGACGTGACGACGCAGATCGACGTCCTGGCGGCGATCAAACATGCGATCGAGGAGACCCATACGGCAGCGCTCTACATCACCCACGACCTTGCCGTCGTCGCGCAGATATCAGACGACATCATGGTGTTGCGGCACGGCAAAAAGGTGGAATACGGTCCGGTGCAGCAAATCATCGAGGCACCGCGGGAAGATTATACCCGCGCTCTCGTCAACGTCCGCCAGACCGCACGGGAAGAGGCCGCGGATCAATCCGATACGCTTTTAAAAGTCGAACACGTCAGCGCTGAATATTCGAACGGCTTCAAGGTGCTGCACGATGTTTCGCTACATGTGCCGAAAGGCCAGACGCTCGCGATCGTCGGCGAATCCGGTTCCGGCAAATCGACGCTTGCGCGCGTTATCACCGGACTGCTGCCGCCCAGCGACGGCAGGATTTCTTTCGACAAAAAACCGCTGACGCCGGCACTCAAAAACCGCTCGCGCAACGAGCTCCGGCGCATTCAATTGATCTACCAGATGGCCGATACCGCCATGAATCCCCGCCAGACCGTGCGCGATATCATCGGCCGCCCCCTCACCTTCTATTATGGCTTAAGAGGCGCATCAAAGACGGCGCGCGTGAAAGAACTGCTCGATCAGATCGAAATGGGCAACGGTTTCATCGACCGTTATCCGGCCGAGCTTTCCGGAGGCCAGAAGCAGCGTGTCGCGATTGCACGTGCCCTTGCGGCCAAGCCAGACCTCATCCTCTGCGATGAGCCAACCTCGGCGCTCGATCCGCTCGTTGCCGAAGGCATCCTGAAACTGCTGATGCGGCTCCAGGAGGAATCCCAGCTCTCCTACATCTTCATCACCCACGATATCGCGATCGTCCGCGCCATCGCCGATAGTGTGGCCGTCATGCATCGCGGCAAGCTCGTGCGCTTCGGGCCGAAATCGAAAGTGCTTTCGCCGCCTTTCGACGACTACACCGATCTGCTGCTGAAATCAGTGCCGGAAATGGAGATCGGCTGGCTGGAGCGTGTGCTGGCGACGCGGAAAATGGAGAGTGCCGGAAATTGAAAGCTCGACATCGCGAACTCCAAGGCCGGATTTGAGGGCCTCGTTGCTGATATCGATATCATCAATACTCCGCTGGAACCGCATACACCTCAGCGGATGGATCGGCGAGAAACGAGCGTACCGTCGGCGGCAGCTGGCGTGACGATAGCGGCAGAGGTCCGCAGCGCGAGAGAAGTTCACGCAGATCCGGCTCGGCGCCGACATGCCGCCAAATCATACGCGACGCATAAGGGAGGTTTTCCTTTCGCCAGGAAACTCCCATTGTCGTTCCACGCAAGTAGACGCGCTGGTACTCGTCGAATGGCAGCAGGATCGTCTGTGACAGTATGGGGTTCGGGCCGACGACGCGCTCCGTAATGAAGATCCGGTTTCGATAGAAGGCGGCCAAGCCCACATATTTCGAAAACTGCTGGATGCCGTTTCCAGGGTCCCGCAGACGCTCCATTGATTTGACATGCACCAGCCCACCCTGCTCGATAAGACGGCTGCACGAACAGACAACCATTCCGGGCCAGGACGGCGAGCGATGATAGGTCTGGAAATAGCCGATATGGCGCCGAAGCGCGGTCAGATCTCCGGGGAACGCTTTTAAGAGCTCGGAACTTTGGTTGAGGTCTAGGTTCGGTTTGCGAAGCCGCTCGCGAAAGAGCCGGGGCGCGAGACCAAAGTCGGCTGCGTCGAGATCGAAATACTTGGCGATGCGCGCCAGATTATGGGCCGACGGTCTCGTCTGGCCGTTGATGTATCGGTTGAATTGTTGCCGGTTGATATCAATTGCACGGCACAGATGCGAAATGGAGCGCTGCGTTGCACAGGCAATTTTGAGGTTATCGACCAAATAAGGCATCAGTTACTCCGTCTCGGAAAGCCTAGCGTAAACTCGCTTAAAGGCGCGTCAAGTCGCGAAATTGCGTGAGCCGGCTCAACCTCTACGTTCCGACCTACAAAAAGGAAAACGAGGGAACCGCAATGACGCAACAAAAGGATCAATCCTCACAACTGAAAATCGGCCGCCGCCACTTCCTGGGCGGGGCCGTCGCGCTGGGCGCTTTGCCGGCCCTCACCTCCGGCCTCCTGATACCGCGCGAAGCCCGCGCGCAGGAAGCAAAGCATGGCGGCCATCTGAAGCTCGGCCTTAAGGGCGGAGCCACCAGCGATGCGCTCGACCCGGCAACCTACAGCGCCTCCGTTCTGTTCGTCATCGGCCGCCTGTGGGGCGATACGCTTGTCGAATCCGATCCCAAGACCGGTGCACCCCTGCCGTCGCTGGCAACGTCCTGGACGCCATCCGCCGATGCGTCCGTCTGGACTTTCAAGATCAGGAAGGACGTGCAGTTTCACGACGGTAGCAAGATGACCGTCGCCGATATCGTCGCGACGCTGAAGCGGCATGCGGACAAAAATTCGCAGTCGGGTGCTCTTGGACTCATGGCGTCAGTTACAGGCATCGAAGAAAAGGCAGGCGATCTTGTTTTGACGCTTTCCGAAGGCAATGCGGACCTGCCTCTGCTTTTGACCGACTACCACCTGATCATCCAGCCGAAAGGTGGCGTCGAAAAGCCGGCGGCGGCCATCGGTACCGGCCCTTACATCTTGAAGAATTTTGAACCCGGTGTTCGCGCGACCTTCGAGAAGAATCCGAAAGATTGGCGCTCCGATCGCGGCTTTGTGGACAGCGTCGAAATCCTCGTCATCAACGACAACACCGCGCGCATTGCAGCATTTGCCTCCGGCCAGGTCCATTTCGTCAACAATGTCGATCCGAAGACGATCCCCATGCTGCAGCGAGCACCGAATGCCGATATCGTGCGAAATCCCGGCAAGGGCTTCTACTGTTTTTTGATGCATTGCGACACAGCGCCTTTCGACAACAATGATCTTCGGCTTGCGCTGAAATATGCCATCGATCGCCAGTCGATCCTGGATAAGGTTCTGGGCGGCTACGGGACGATCGGCAACGACTATCCGGTCAATTCCAACTATGCCCTCGCGCCGACCGATATCGAGCAGCGGCCGTATGATCCGGAAAAGGCCGCCTTCCACTTCAAGAAATCGGGCCTCAACCGTCCCGTTCAGCTGCTTACCTCCGATGCAGCCTTTCCCGGCGCCGTGGATGCGGCGATCCTGTTCCAGCAAAGTGCGCGCAAGGCCGGCATTACGATCGACGTCAAGCGCGAACCGGAAGATGGCTACTGGACAAATGTCTGGAACAAGCAGCCCTTCTGCGCCTCCTTCTGGGGCGGCCGCCCGACGCAGGATTCGCGCTATTCTACCTCCTACATATCGACCGCCGAATGGAACGACACGCGTTTCAAGAACCCTGATTTCGACAAGATAGTGCTGCAGGCAAGGTCCGAGCTCGATGAGGCTAAGCGCAAGGCGCTTTACCGCCAGTTGGCTTTGACAGTGCGCGACGATGGTGGTCTGATCCTGCCCGTCTTCAACGACTACATCATGGCCTCTTCGAAAACGCTGAAGGGATATGTCGACGACATCGGCAACGATATGTCCAACGGCTATATCGGCAGCCGCGTGTGGTTTAATGCTTAAACCTCTTCGGGATATGTGACCATGACCGACCGCAGCTTCACCACCATAGAAAATCAGTGGATCACTCTGAAGGATGGGACACGGCTTGCCGCACGCATCTGGATGCCGGACGGCGCCGAGAGCGACCCCGTGCCGGCGGTGTTCGAATTTCTACCCTACCGCAAGCGCGACGGCACGAGCCCCCGCGATGAATCCACCTATCCGGTCTTTGCCGCAGCCGGCATTGCCGGCGTGCGCGTCGATATCAGAGGCTCCGGCGAATCCGATGGCGTTATCGACGGCGAATATACGGAACTGGAGCTCGCCAATGCCTGCGAGCTGATCGCCTGGATCGCGGCGCAGCCCTGGTCGAACGGCTCCGTCGGCATGATGGGCATTTCCTGGGGCGGCTTCAACAGTTTGCAAGTCGCGGCGCTGCGCCCGCCCGCGCTCAAAGCGGTGATCTCGATCGCCTCCACGGTCGACCGCTACAATGACGACATCCATTACAAGAATGGCTGCCATCTCTCGGCGCAGCTCTCCTGGGCTGCGACCATGCTCGGTTATCAGTCCCGCTCACCCGACCCCGAGATCGTCGGCGACCGCTGGAAGGATATGTGGCTGCAACGCCTGGAGAACGAGCCGTTCTTTATGGAGGAATGGCTGCAGCACCAGCGCCGCGATGATTTCTGGCGGCATGGTTCAATCTGCGAGAATTTCGCTGATGTCGACATTCCCGCTCTTGTCATTGCGGGCTGGGCGGATGGCTATCGCAACACGCCGCTGATGGCCGTCGAAGGTCTCGGCGACAAAGCGAAAGCGCTGATTGGTCCGTGGGTTCACAAATATCCGCACTTTGCCTGGCCGAAGCCCCGCGCCGATTTCCATAGCGAGGCAATTGCCTGGTGGAACCGCTGGCTGCGGGGCGACCGGAACGGTGCAGAGAACTTGCCGCAGGTGCGCGCCTATATTCTCGACGCGATGAAGCCCGCGCCGCGCCGCGATTTCGATCCCGGCTTCTGGATCGCCAAGCGCGAGTGGCAAAAGCCAGAGATGCAGTGCTTCTATGTCGAGCAGTTTGGCACGCTGATGGAGGGCATGCCAATCCCGCATGCGCCGGAACATGCCGTCTATCTGCGCTCGCCTCTCGATACGGGGACGACCTCCGGCGAATATTTCACCCTGAAACCCGATGCCGAAATGGCGATCGACCAGCGTCTCGACGATGCCGGATCGCTGACTTTCCAGACCACGCCATTATCGGCCGATCATGACTATCTCGGCCGTCCGGTCGTTACTCTCTCGCTGCGCTGTGATGCCGAAACGGCCAATCTTTGCGCCCGGCTTATCGATCTCCATCCCGACGGCACCGCGACGCGGGTCTCCT
The nucleotide sequence above comes from Rhizobium sp. CB3090. Encoded proteins:
- a CDS encoding CocE/NonD family hydrolase, whose amino-acid sequence is MTDRSFTTIENQWITLKDGTRLAARIWMPDGAESDPVPAVFEFLPYRKRDGTSPRDESTYPVFAAAGIAGVRVDIRGSGESDGVIDGEYTELELANACELIAWIAAQPWSNGSVGMMGISWGGFNSLQVAALRPPALKAVISIASTVDRYNDDIHYKNGCHLSAQLSWAATMLGYQSRSPDPEIVGDRWKDMWLQRLENEPFFMEEWLQHQRRDDFWRHGSICENFADVDIPALVIAGWADGYRNTPLMAVEGLGDKAKALIGPWVHKYPHFAWPKPRADFHSEAIAWWNRWLRGDRNGAENLPQVRAYILDAMKPAPRRDFDPGFWIAKREWQKPEMQCFYVEQFGTLMEGMPIPHAPEHAVYLRSPLDTGTTSGEYFTLKPDAEMAIDQRLDDAGSLTFQTTPLSADHDYLGRPVVTLSLRCDAETANLCARLIDLHPDGTATRVSFGVLNLAHRDGNAEPKSMKKGERTTIRLVLDACGYRFRKGHRIALSLSTSYWPMILPPPENPGLTIDLASIGFALPKLGAYDIINIKQPDNPDPLPKYLEHAPAATKRQVVRDLSANKTHYEIREDTGLFEHPGTGLSTRQLREEVWSIAPDDPLSMGGTSIWTCDMRRPGWFVRTVAMATISCTATEWIIRASVIAFEGNTQIFEKTFEAKRIPRDLM